Proteins co-encoded in one Actinomycetes bacterium genomic window:
- a CDS encoding universal stress protein, producing MSGKPVVVGYDGSDTSRQALDWALATAHRRGLPVIVVHAFTLPLPPVPLAPGYVGPDESGLRANAEAILAEAVTHAESVSPDVEVSTRLVTAPAALALLDVVGDAEMVVVGSRGLDGFSELLVGSTGVQVATHAPCPTVVIRPETKVEPGSETGRVVVGVDGSPLSEQALAFGFEEASLRGVGLTALHAWDTKRSEPVVAPSSLADDAVGDETRAVSESLAGWREKFPDVDVRVVVVRQNAAAALVKASAGAELLVVGSRGRGGFKSLLLGSVSHAALHHAHCPITVVRPRTT from the coding sequence ATGAGCGGCAAGCCGGTTGTCGTCGGATATGACGGCTCGGACACCAGCCGGCAAGCCCTGGACTGGGCCCTTGCGACGGCGCATCGGCGCGGACTGCCGGTCATCGTCGTCCACGCCTTCACGCTGCCGCTGCCCCCTGTCCCTCTTGCCCCCGGCTACGTGGGCCCGGACGAGAGCGGGCTGCGCGCGAACGCCGAGGCGATCCTCGCCGAGGCGGTCACCCACGCTGAGTCGGTCAGTCCCGACGTCGAGGTCAGCACCCGGCTGGTCACCGCCCCGGCCGCGCTGGCCCTGCTGGACGTCGTCGGGGACGCCGAGATGGTCGTCGTCGGCTCCCGTGGCCTGGACGGATTCAGCGAGTTGCTGGTCGGGTCGACCGGCGTCCAGGTGGCGACCCACGCGCCCTGCCCGACCGTGGTGATCCGGCCGGAGACCAAGGTCGAGCCGGGGTCCGAGACCGGCCGGGTCGTCGTCGGTGTCGACGGCTCGCCGCTGTCGGAGCAGGCGCTGGCGTTCGGCTTCGAGGAGGCCTCCCTGCGGGGCGTCGGGCTCACCGCGCTGCACGCCTGGGACACCAAGCGCTCCGAGCCTGTCGTGGCCCCGTCCTCCCTCGCCGATGACGCCGTGGGGGACGAGACCCGCGCCGTGTCCGAGTCGCTCGCCGGCTGGCGGGAGAAGTTCCCCGACGTCGACGTCCGCGTCGTCGTGGTGCGACAGAACGCGGCGGCCGCCCTGGTGAAGGCGTCCGCCGGTGCCGAGCTGCTCGTGGTGGGGTCGCGCGGCCGCGGCGGGTTCAAATCGTTGCTTCTCGGCTCAGTGAGCCACGCGGCGCTGCACCACGCGCACTGCCCGATCACCGTCGTTCGGCCCCGGACCACGTGA